The Paenibacillus sp. BIC5C1 DNA segment AAACGTCCTTGTGAACCTTAGTATCACGAACGACGCCAGACTTGCCGACTTTCTCACGGCCTGCTTCGAACTGAGGTTTAATTAACGCCACAATATCTGCTGGTTGCTTTAGAAGTGCCAGCAACGGGGGCAAAATAATTCTCAGCGAAATAAAGGATACATCAATACTGGCAAAATTCGGCACAGGTCCTTGTAGATCTTCGGGGGTCACATAACGGAAATTGGTTCTTTCCATGACAGTGACCCGTTCATCATTACGGAGTGACCAATCCAGCTGGTTATAACCTACATCAATGGCATATACATGAGATGCACCATGTTGCAGGGCACAATCGGTAAATCCACCAGTGGATGAGCCAATATCGAGCATCACAAGTCCATTCATATCGAGATCGAAGTGACGGATCGCTTTTTCAAGCTTTAATCCGCCTCTACCGACATAGGGATGTACTGAACCTTTTACTTTAAGTTCGGCTTCCCGTGGAATCTTCATGCCCGCTTTTTCAATCCGCTCATTGTTGGCATATACCAGTCCAGCCATGATTGCAGCTTTTGCCTTCTCACGACTTTCGTAATATCCTTGCTCAACCAGCAGAACATCAATTCGTTCTTTCGGGAGTGACATGTCTTTCTCCTATCATGTAGTAATCCTGATTAATCAATAATGTGTTCCAGTTTCTCTGATTGTTCCAGTTATGAAGGGAACCGAGTTCTGGACATACCATACGAAGATTGGGCTGCCATGCTACGCAGCTCTGAGCTCACATTCTCAACTGTAAGTCCCACTTCAGCTCTTTGATCCTCAATACTGCCATGTTCAATGAATCGATCTGGAATGCCCATCAGTTGTACATGCACATCATGCAGCCCTTGTTCTGCGTAAAACTCCAGAACTGCACTGCCCATACTGCCTGCCTGTGATGCTTCTTCAAGCACAATTAACTTCGTGCCTCGAACTGCCAGATCACGCAGCATCTGCTCATCAAGAGGCTTAAGGAAGCGGGCGTTAATTACGCCAGCCGTAATGCCTTCTCTTTTAACCGTCTCTGCAGCTTCTTCAGCAAGCTGTACCATAGATCCCGAAGCGATGATAGCATAACCTTCAGACGGACGTAGCTGTTCCCATGTACCGATTGGAATCGGAATGAGTTCATCATCAAGAGGCACACCTACAACATTGTTTCGTGGATAACGATAAGCAATTGGACCTTCATTATATTCAAGCGCCGTCTTCATCATATGGCGCAGTTCATTCTCATCCTTAGGCATCATCAGAACGATATTCGGAATATGACGCATAAACGCCACATCGTACACACCTTGATGCGTTTCACCATCTGGACCGACAAATCCAGCACGGTCAATGGCGAACATGACATTGGCGTTATGACGACAAATATCATGTACAATCTGATCATACGCACGTTGCATAAACGTCGAATAGACGGCAAATACAGGTTTTAACCCTTCCATAGCCAGTGCTGCACACATGGTGGCCGCATGCTGTTCGGCAATACCCACGTCAATCATGCGATCAGGGAATTCCTTACTGAAAGGAATGAGACCTGAACCTGTTGGCATGGCTGGAGTTACCGCTACAATTCGTTTATCCTGCTTGGCAAGATCAATCAACGTTTTACCAAACACTTCCGTATACATCGGTTTGCCTACAGCTTTAAGCACTTGACCTGATTCGATCTTGTACGGAGAAATTCCGTGCCATTTGTGTGAATCGGCCTCAGCTGGCTGATAGCCTTTTCCTTTGGTTGTCAAGACATGAACCATTACAGGTCCATCCACGTTATCCGCCTGTTTGAACGTTTCAATCAATTTCGGAATGTCGTGTCCATCAATGGGTCCCAAATAAGTGAAGCCCAACTCTTCGAACAGAACTCCTGGAACCATCATGTATTTGACACTATCTTTAATCCAGCTCGCCGATTTGGCCAAACGATCCCCTATGGCAGGAATTTTCTTGAGCATTCCTTCCACGTCATCCTTGGCTTTTAAATAATGGCGATCCGAACGAATTTTGCTCAAATATTTATGCATAGCCCCGACATTCGGAGCAATGGACATTTCATTATCATTCAGGATAACCATCAGCTTTTTCTGCTCATGACCAATGTGATTGAGAGCTTCAAAGGCCATACCACCTGTAAGCGCTCCATCCCCAATCATCGCGATAACCTGATTGTCTTCCCCTTTGAGATCACGAGCAAGCGCCATACCCATCGCAGCAGATAATGATGTACTGCTGTGACCCGCTTCCCATACATCATGTTCACTCTCGTTACGTTTAACAAATCCACATAAGCCATTATGCTGACGCAGTGTATCAAAACGATCCATCCGCCCTGTTAGAACCTTGTGTACGTAAGCCTGATGCCCTACATCAAAGATCATTTTGTCCACTGGGCTGTTGTAGCAGTAATGCAGGGCTACCGTGAGCTCAACCACTCCTAAGTTGGGTGCGAGATGGCCCCCTGTAACGGACAGCTTCTCAATCAGAAACTGCCGGATCTCAGCCGACAAAAGAACGAGATCATCCTGAGACATCGACTTTAGATCACTGGGTTGTTTAATTTGTGGAAGCAGCACGAGAATCTCCCCGCTTTCCTAGATTGTTTGATTTGGTGTAAACCATATATACACAGTTTATTAAATGACATTAAAACATTATAACATAAAAGAACAAGAATCATAATTTACGGCACTATACTCCAGATAACGAGCATTTTCGCCAGCAAGGTTCGTATGATCTTCCTCAATATGTATTTCTATCTCCAGTTGGAACTGTCTCTCTTCATGAAGCCCAGAAAAAGAACATTAAATTGATTACACGATTCTGGGTGATTTGAAACAGGGACGCTCAACCAAAACTAATGATCTCGACTCATTAAATAATCTGCAATCTCCATCAGTCTGGAAGGGTCAGGTAACTCCGCTCTGCCGAGCGCATCTTTCGCAGATTGCGTCAGGGACTTCACTTCTTGAAGAGAGGCATCCATACCAATAAAATATGGGTATGTGACCTTTTGCTGATTCACATCACTTTGCGTCTTCTTGCCCATTTTCTGCTCGTCACCCGTCAAATCCAGAATATCATCCTGAATCTGGAAAGCCAGCCCCAGGTCTCTACCAAATACGCGTAGCGCCTCCAACTGTCCTTCTGTAGCACCACCAATTCGAGCGCCGGCAATGAGGGAAAACACAATCAAATCTCCGGTCTTGTGCAAATGAATGTATTGCAATTGAGCAAGATCTGTCATGCCCTGCTCGCCTTCCATATCAGCTACTTGTCCGCCAACCATACCTCTTGCTCCAGCCAGTTCGGACAACTCCTCCACAATGGACAACAATGCATCTGCAGACACACCGCTGCGACGACCTGACTGAACAATACTATAAAAAGCATGCGTTAACAGTGCATCGCCAGCCAATATTGCTGTCGCTTCGCCAAATACTTTGTGGTTCGTTAATTTTCCCCTGCGATAGTCGTCATTATCCATGGCGGGCAGGTCATCGTGGATCAACGAATACGTATGAACCATCTCCACGGCGCAGGCTACCGGCAATGCAGCTGTACGCTGTGCACCGAAGGCTTCCGCCGCAGCAACGACCAGAAGTGGACGAAGGCGTTTGCCCCCGGCCATAAGTGAATACTGCATAGCGTCAACCAGTGACTGAGGTACATCCCAATGAACAGGAAGAGTCTGCTTCAACTCTCCCGTCACTTCAGCTGTGACTTCCTCAAGATACGTTTCAAACGAAGGACGATTACTCATTGACTTCACCGCTTTCGTCGACGGCAGCGCCGAACGGTTTTTTGCGAAGTTCCCCATCCTCTTCTACGATCATCTCGATCTTACGTTCCACTTGTTCCAGCTTCAAACCACAAAGTTGGGAAAGTTTCATTCCGCGCTGAAACAAATCGATGGCTTGTTCCAGTGGAACATCACCATGCTCAAGCTGACCTACGATGTCCTCCAATGCCGCCATTGCCTCTTCAAAATTCAATTCCGGTTCATTCGCCATGGGTATTGTCGTCCTCCTTCATTCCCCAAACCTGACAGTCCAACTGTCCGTCTGTTAATTTAATCTTTATCGAATCTCCAGGCTGTACATCCTTCATCGATTTAATCAATCTCTGCTCCTGCTCGTCATATACAAGGCTGTATCCGCGTGACATGACTTTGAGCGGGCTAAGCGCATCCAAATGACGTACAGATGATTTCCACTGCTGCTGCTTCGCTCTCGTGATGGATCGGATTGCAACCTCCAGTTGACGCCGGGCTGATGCATTTTCACGTCTTGCTGCATTCACCTGTTCACGTGGATTGAATCGCTGCAGCGCTGCACGCAAACGCTCCTGTTTCTCAGTTGTCCATTTCATACGTGTATCTACAGTTCGTAGAAGACGCTGCTGCAGCATATCCAGTCGCTCCGTATGCTGCATTAAGGTACGCCTAGGATGCACAAGCACAGGTGAGCGTTGCAATCTGGCTAGTCGCTCCCGATTATGAACAGCACGCTGGCGTAAACTGTGCTGCAGCTGGCGCTGGCGCTGAGCGATCTGATCAAGCAGTTCAGCTCGATTGGGTACTGCCAGTTCGGCAGCAGCCGTAGGCGTTGCCGCACGCAGATCAGCAGCAAAATCGGCAATTGTAAAATCCGTTTCATGCCCAACCGCTGAAATCACAGGAATAGCCGAACCCACAATTGCTCTAGCCACGATCTCCTCATTGAAAGCCCATAACTCCTCCAGTGATCCACCGCCTCGTCCAACAATCAACACATCGGCTTCGCCCATTCGGTTCAAGTTGTTGATGGCCTTCACAATGGAAGGAGCCGCACCTTTACCTTGAACGAGTACAGGATATAGAATCACTTGGGCAGAAGGATATCTGCGTTGCAATGTAATCATGATATCCCTTACCGCTGCACCTGTAGGTGAGGTGACCACACCAATCGTCTGTGGAAAACGGGGAATCTGCCTTTTCCGCGATGTAGAGAACAGCCCCTCGTCCTCCAGCTTTTTTTTCAGCTGCTCATAGGCCAAATACAAACTTCCAATACCGTCCGGTTGCATCTGTGTAGCGTAGAACTGATATTGTCCATCCCGCTCATACACCGAGACATTACCACGAGCTATAACCCTTGCACCCTCCTTCGGTACAAAGGGCAATCGTTGATTATGGGAAGCAAACATAATGGACTTAATTCGGCTGTCCTTGTCCTTCAATGTAAAATACATATGACCGCTGGAGTGATGTGTAAAATTGGAGATCTCTCCGCGCAGCCATACATCCGACAGTACCTGATCCGATTCCAGTTTCATCCGGATGTATCGGTTCAGGTCTTTGATGGAGTAAATTTTTTGATCTGCCACAGACAGTTACCTAGGCCAATCCGTGAGCGCGTTTGGCCGCGATCAGTGTATTTTGCATTAACATAGTAATTGTCATTGGGCCAACGCCCCCAGGAACCGGAGTAATTGGGCCAGATACCGTCTTCACACTCTCGAAATCTACATCTCCTGCCAG contains these protein-coding regions:
- the dxs gene encoding 1-deoxy-D-xylulose-5-phosphate synthase; its protein translation is MLLPQIKQPSDLKSMSQDDLVLLSAEIRQFLIEKLSVTGGHLAPNLGVVELTVALHYCYNSPVDKMIFDVGHQAYVHKVLTGRMDRFDTLRQHNGLCGFVKRNESEHDVWEAGHSSTSLSAAMGMALARDLKGEDNQVIAMIGDGALTGGMAFEALNHIGHEQKKLMVILNDNEMSIAPNVGAMHKYLSKIRSDRHYLKAKDDVEGMLKKIPAIGDRLAKSASWIKDSVKYMMVPGVLFEELGFTYLGPIDGHDIPKLIETFKQADNVDGPVMVHVLTTKGKGYQPAEADSHKWHGISPYKIESGQVLKAVGKPMYTEVFGKTLIDLAKQDKRIVAVTPAMPTGSGLIPFSKEFPDRMIDVGIAEQHAATMCAALAMEGLKPVFAVYSTFMQRAYDQIVHDICRHNANVMFAIDRAGFVGPDGETHQGVYDVAFMRHIPNIVLMMPKDENELRHMMKTALEYNEGPIAYRYPRNNVVGVPLDDELIPIPIGTWEQLRPSEGYAIIASGSMVQLAEEAAETVKREGITAGVINARFLKPLDEQMLRDLAVRGTKLIVLEEASQAGSMGSAVLEFYAEQGLHDVHVQLMGIPDRFIEHGSIEDQRAEVGLTVENVSSELRSMAAQSSYGMSRTRFPS
- a CDS encoding polyprenyl synthetase family protein, which produces MSNRPSFETYLEEVTAEVTGELKQTLPVHWDVPQSLVDAMQYSLMAGGKRLRPLLVVAAAEAFGAQRTAALPVACAVEMVHTYSLIHDDLPAMDNDDYRRGKLTNHKVFGEATAILAGDALLTHAFYSIVQSGRRSGVSADALLSIVEELSELAGARGMVGGQVADMEGEQGMTDLAQLQYIHLHKTGDLIVFSLIAGARIGGATEGQLEALRVFGRDLGLAFQIQDDILDLTGDEQKMGKKTQSDVNQQKVTYPYFIGMDASLQEVKSLTQSAKDALGRAELPDPSRLMEIADYLMSRDH
- the xseA gene encoding exodeoxyribonuclease VII large subunit, which gives rise to MADQKIYSIKDLNRYIRMKLESDQVLSDVWLRGEISNFTHHSSGHMYFTLKDKDSRIKSIMFASHNQRLPFVPKEGARVIARGNVSVYERDGQYQFYATQMQPDGIGSLYLAYEQLKKKLEDEGLFSTSRKRQIPRFPQTIGVVTSPTGAAVRDIMITLQRRYPSAQVILYPVLVQGKGAAPSIVKAINNLNRMGEADVLIVGRGGGSLEELWAFNEEIVARAIVGSAIPVISAVGHETDFTIADFAADLRAATPTAAAELAVPNRAELLDQIAQRQRQLQHSLRQRAVHNRERLARLQRSPVLVHPRRTLMQHTERLDMLQQRLLRTVDTRMKWTTEKQERLRAALQRFNPREQVNAARRENASARRQLEVAIRSITRAKQQQWKSSVRHLDALSPLKVMSRGYSLVYDEQEQRLIKSMKDVQPGDSIKIKLTDGQLDCQVWGMKEDDNTHGE
- the xseB gene encoding exodeoxyribonuclease VII small subunit codes for the protein MANEPELNFEEAMAALEDIVGQLEHGDVPLEQAIDLFQRGMKLSQLCGLKLEQVERKIEMIVEEDGELRKKPFGAAVDESGEVNE
- a CDS encoding TlyA family RNA methyltransferase, with translation MSLPKERIDVLLVEQGYYESREKAKAAIMAGLVYANNERIEKAGMKIPREAELKVKGSVHPYVGRGGLKLEKAIRHFDLDMNGLVMLDIGSSTGGFTDCALQHGASHVYAIDVGYNQLDWSLRNDERVTVMERTNFRYVTPEDLQGPVPNFASIDVSFISLRIILPPLLALLKQPADIVALIKPQFEAGREKVGKSGVVRDTKVHKDVLQTMLRFANELGLKLKGLTFSPITGGEGNIEFLAHWRLEEPEATQQENVQASLDALADQVAMEAAHTFTGNSS